Genomic window (Arthrobacter sp. StoSoilA2):
GCAGTCACCGGACCAGCCACAAATTAACGAATGCCAAACCGGCGACGCGCTCGCCACGGTCCGCCTCACGGATGCGGCGTGCGCTCGGGATCAAGTGCAGGCCATGGGTGAGATCAACGCAGAAGTGAAGGCCTTGGCACCCGTTCTGAACACGCAAAGCTATGTATGGAACTTTGGCGACGGGTTGGACACCATGCTGAAAAGCTACAACGGCGACGCTTACATTTTCGCGATGACGCAGGACGCGCTGACCGGGCAGCGGACCTTCACCCTGCCAACGGGTGTCACTCCCAAGACGGTTGAGGTGGTGAACGAGAACCGCACGATCGCCGTGAAGGACGGGAAGTTCACGGATGACTTCTCCGTTGAATCCACGCATCACGTCTACAAGGTGAGGCTGTAGGGGCGCTGCGCCCGCCTGTTCAGTCCTGTGCATTTCGTTGCCCTTCGCAGTGCAACCGCAAGAAACTCCTTGAGGAAACCCACTCAATGAGGAGCCTCACTTGCACCCACAAACCTTGGCCAGAAGTCTGGCCGCAACCACCGCATCCGCAGCGCTCATCGCTGCCACGCTGGTAGCCGCCGGAGTCCCAGCCAGCCCCGCAGCAACCGCAGCCGAACTGCCTCCGCCGCCTACCGGCGTCGTGTATGCCAGTGACGTCCCATGGTCCAGCATGACGAACGGCTGGGGTCCGGCCGAACTGGACATGAGCAACGGCGGCCAAGCGCTCGCGGACGCCAATCGCGCGCCGCTGACCATCGGCGGCACCGTGTATGCGAAGGGTCTGGGCACCCACGCGGCGTCGTCCATTACGTATAACCTCGGCGGGCAGTGCCGGCAGTTCCTCGCCCAGGTGGGTGTGGACGATACCCAGGGTGATCGCGGCCGGGTGGACTTCAAGGTCCTGGTGGATGGACTGGAGCGTTTCGCGGGGGAGCGGAAGGGCACCGACGGAGCCCTGCCCGTCAACGTGGATCTGAGGGGCGGCACCACGCTGCAGCTGAAGGTTGAGGCCGGCCCGGAAGGGAACGGCAACGATCACGCCGACTGGGCTGATGCCAGGATCAACTGCTCCGACGCGTTCCTTGCCGCGCCGCTGCGTATCGAGGGCTCAGCCGGGACGAACCTCAACTCGCTCGTCCCGGGGACCCCTGCGACCGTCGTCGTGCGTGATCTTCAGCCATTGAGTCCCGTCAGTCTCAGCCTCCGGGGCGAAAACGTGGCCGACGCCGTTGCTGACGCCACCGGCGTTGCAACCATCACCTTCGTGGTGCCTGCTGGAGCCGCAGGCGGGACGACGGAACTCGTCGCCAACGGCACTGGCCCCTTCGACGTGGCGACCACCGGCAGGGTCGGCGCGTTGATCGTGCAGATCAGCGATGCGAAGTTCTATGTGGACTGCTCGGCGGCCAGTCCCGGTGACGGCAGCCAGGCCAGCCCGTTCAACTCGATCGCCCAGGTCAACGGCCACGGCGCGTTCAACGCGGGCGAATCGGTCCTCTTCCGGGCTGGTGCTGACTGCACTGGCGCGCTCACGCCCGCGGGCACCGGCGTCGCGGACCACCCGATCACACTGTCCGCTTACGGCGACGGCGACAAACCCACCATCAACGGCAACGGCGCGGTGGCAGCCATCCAGATCACCAATGCCAGCCACTGGACGGTCAGCGGACTGCATGTGGTGAACCCGTCGGACACTCCCGTGCGCAGGGTGGGCATCCTCTTTGAGAACAGCGGAACGGCGCAGACCGCCGGAATCGTGGTCACGGGAAACCACGTGGAAGACGTGGCGGGCTGGCGCAACAAGGCCACCAACGGCGCTGGGTTTGCCCAGTCTGCCGGCATCATGGTGCGCTCCTGGGGCAAGGGCTCGGTGGACGGCATCACCATCACCGACAACGAGGTGAACGATGCCGCCGGCGGTGGCGTGAAGATCTCCGCCCCGGACACCACCGAGCGCTACAACACCAAGG
Coding sequences:
- a CDS encoding NPCBM/NEW2 domain-containing protein, whose translation is MHPQTLARSLAATTASAALIAATLVAAGVPASPAATAAELPPPPTGVVYASDVPWSSMTNGWGPAELDMSNGGQALADANRAPLTIGGTVYAKGLGTHAASSITYNLGGQCRQFLAQVGVDDTQGDRGRVDFKVLVDGLERFAGERKGTDGALPVNVDLRGGTTLQLKVEAGPEGNGNDHADWADARINCSDAFLAAPLRIEGSAGTNLNSLVPGTPATVVVRDLQPLSPVSLSLRGENVADAVADATGVATITFVVPAGAAGGTTELVANGTGPFDVATTGRVGALIVQISDAKFYVDCSAASPGDGSQASPFNSIAQVNGHGAFNAGESVLFRAGADCTGALTPAGTGVADHPITLSAYGDGDKPTINGNGAVAAIQITNASHWTVSGLHVVNPSDTPVRRVGILFENSGTAQTAGIVVTGNHVEDVAGWRNKATNGAGFAQSAGIMVRSWGKGSVDGITITDNEVNDAAGGGVKISAPDTTERYNTKVYVARNKIHDVGGDAIVIHNSDAPLIEYNSGLNLGQGAHPYEGGNFAGMWPYNSKNPVFQFNVVGNSSTSVYDSTAWDCDMKIVGTCLFQYNYSYGNAGGFYLNCVSNCGGGATAANVVLRYNIAQDDCRLGGSSSGTGKHYLYNNTFYCPSRAFLDDMTGPREVRNNLFVAPGGGLKVASAVYANNAYFGGILPPAGETGSVLGDPRLVAGGSGQTTLSVPGYRLLSGSPLLGAGVRINDDGGRDFFGNPTSGAESVGAPNIGAYQGPGVAPAALPFGSLVNQTSVANAANPRNGAVTADRRTFSEEALAAGGLVSGERYSAFGVSSVWHPTAVGTPDTLKAAGQEVLVSGKGRTLLVTGFSTGNVSSGVATVHFTNGQSRQVTLSLPNWLSGVASDTSVVVASSAYHQRHTQAYIGGSSTVVRVDEPARVFATKIDIPPAFEVSSVTLPQGSALVDEGLNVMDIAVGNLPVGLG